In Candidatus Hydrogenedentota bacterium, the DNA window TCCAACACGCTCGCGTTAGGTTAGGCTAGGGACCCGGCACGGTACCGGGTCGCCGGTAGTGACAACTCATTACGTTGGCGGTTCGCGTGTATCCCGCTTTTTGCGCTGGGCACGCTGCCGGCGCCAGCTGGACTGGTCGCCCGCCCAGCGTGTCTTGCATTTAACCGGCCACTGTCCCTTTCTCGCGCCAGGAAGAGGTGTTTCTCCTGCCGCCGGGCAAGAGGGAGGTGGCGAAGAAGGAAGTGTTTCGTGGCTCAAGTCTTTCATCGCAGCGCCAACGTGCTCGCCCGGGCCAGTATTATCGGCGGCGCGGCGGCGGCGGCCGTGGTCGCACTTCTCGGCGCCGCAATATACCGGTCGCCCGCGGTCACGCAGGTAAACATCGCCAAGGCGCAGCCTATTCCGTTCAGCCACCAGCGCCATGTGGGCGGCAACGGCATCGACTGCCGATACTGCCACACCTCCGTCGAGGAAAGCGGCGTCGCGAATGTCCCGCCCACCGAAACCTGCATGACCTGCCACTCGCAGATCCTCGCCGACGCGCCCATGCTGGAACCCGTCCACGACAGCTGGAAATCCGGCAAGCCCATCGAGTGGACGCGCGTCTACGACCTGCCCGACTTCGTCTACTTCGATCACAGCATCCACGTCGCCAAGGGCATCGGTTGCACCACATGCCACGGCAACATCCAGGACCAGCGCCTGACCCACAAGGCCAATACCCTGCACATGGCCTGGTGCCTTGAATGCCACCGCGCGCCGGAGAAATTCATCCGGCCCAAGGACAAAGTCTTTGATGTGGACTGGAAGGCTCCCGAAAATCAGCTCGAAATCGGCAAGAAGCTGGTCCAGGAGTACAAAGTGAAGGTGGAGCAGCTCGACAACTGTTCCGTCTGCCACCGCTAATCATGGGAAAGACTATGAGCCCGAAGAACGCACAAGAAATCACCGCACGCCACGGAGCGGCGGCCGCCGCCGGTTCCTACTGGCGGCACGCCGCGGAGCTGCGCGGCGAGGTGGCGCTGGACCCGGAACGGCACCGCGAGTTCCCCTCGGAGGGCGCCGGCCTCATCGACGCCACCGGACGGCGCAATTTCATGAAGGTCATGGGTGCGTCCATGATGATGGCGGGGCTTGCCGGTTGCGCGCGCCAGCCTGAAGAGAAGATCGTACCCTATGTCAAGCCGCCGGAAGAGGCGGTGCCGGGCCGCTTCCAGTACTACGCCACCGCCGCGCCCTTCGCCGGCTACGGCCTCGGCGCGCTGGCCGCCAGTTATGAAGGCCGCCCCACCAAGATCGAGGGCCTTGCGGATCATCCCGCCTCCCTCGGCGCGAGCAGCGTTCACGCGCAGGCATCTCTCCTCGATCTCTATTCGCCCGACCGCATGGAAGTCATCAGCCATGTCGGCACCCTGGGCACCTGGAACCGCTTTGCGGCGGAGTTCTCCCGCGCCTTGCAGGGCGTTGACAGCGCCGCGGGCGCCGGCCTCGCCATCCTCACGGAGACCGTGACTTCGCCCACGATGGCCAAACAGATGGCCATGATCAACGCCATCTACCCGGAAGCGAAGTGGTACCAGCACGACCCGATGGGCCGCAACAACGCGCGGGTCGGGGCATTCGAGGCCTTCGGCGAACACGTCGCCCCCGTCATCAACTTCAAGAAGGCGAAAGTCATTCTTTCGCTTGACGCCGATTTCCTCCACGAAGGGCCGGCGCATGTCCGATACGCCGCCGACTACGCTTGGACCCGGTCCGCCGCCGCGACCGCCGGCGAGCCCGGCTACGTGGCGCGCGAGGGCTTCGCGCACGACGAAATGAGCCGCCTCTACGCGGCGGAAGTCTCCCCGACGCTCACCGGCGCCAGCGCGGACCACGCGATCCAGCTCCGGCACCCGCACATTGAGACGCTCGCCCGCAAGATCGCCGAGGCGGTCGGCGTGCCCAACGCCGCGCCGAACGCGGAAAACGCCGCCGCGCTGCCCGAAGCCTGGGTAAACGCGGTTATAGCGGATCTCTCCGCACACAAGGGTCACGCCGTCGTCGTTGCAGGCGATGCCCAGCCCCCGGCGGTGCACGCCCTCGCCCACGCAATCAACAATGCCCTCGGCGCCGCCGATTCCGGCCTCGTCACCTACATTGACTCGCCCGAGGCGAAGCCCGTCGACCAGGAAGCGTCGCTGGCCTCACTGGTCGACGATCTTAACGCCGACAAAATCTCGATCCTCGTGATCCTGGGCGGAAACCCGGTCTACAGCAGCCCCTACACGCTCGATCTGGCCTCCGCTATGGAAAAGATCGGCCTGCGCGTTCACCTGACCGCCGAAAAGAACGAGACCTCCCAACGCTGCCACTGGGTCATCCCGGAATCGCATTACCTCGAAGCCTGGGGCGATATCCGCGCTTACGACGGGACGATCTCGATCGTCCAGCCGCTGATCCGCCCGCTGTACAACAGCAAGACCGCCGCCCAGATCCTCGCGCTCATTCTGGGCGACGAGGCCGCGACCGATTACGACCTTATTCACAACAACTGGTTGGCCACGTATGGCGAGAGCTCCGAACTGGCCTGGCGCCAGGCCCTGAGCACCGGCGTCGTCGCGAATTCCGCCAGCCCGGCCAAGTCCCCGGCGCACAAGCACGCCTTCAGCGCGGAAGCGCCCGCCCCCGCCCGGGAGGGCCTGGACTTGCTCTTCCGGCTTGACCCGCGCACGGCCGACGGGCGCTACGCGAATAACGCGTGGCTCCAGGAGCTGCCGAAGCCGCTGACGAATCTTACGTGGGACAACGCGGTGCACCTGCACCCGAACACCGCCCACACCCTCAAGCTGAAGCAGGAGGACGAGGTCCTCATTCAGTTCGAGGGCTTCGCCGGCAAGAATGTCCGCGCCGCGGTCATGCTCGTCTATGGCCAGCCCGAGGACACCGCCACGATCCACCTGGGATACGGGCGCGAGGTCGTCGGCCCCATCGGGCGCGGGCGCGGATTCAACGCCTTCGCCTGCCGCAAGGCCGATTCCCCCTGGTTCCTCACCGGCGTCAATCTGGCCAAGACCGGCCGGACCTACATGCTCGCGCGCACCGAAGAGCACAACAACATCGAGCAGAGCCACGTCACCCAGACGGACAAAGCCCAGGATCGGTACCTGATCCGCGAGCGTAGCCTCGATTATTTCAAGAAACATCCCGATTTCGCGCAGCACATGGGCCACCACGCGCCGGATCGCGAAATGACGCTCTACAACCCCGACGAGAAAGACTGGGACGGCCCCTTCTCCTGGGGCATGACCATCGACCTCAACCGCTGCACCGGCTGCGGCGTCTGCACCATCGCCTGCCAGGCCGAAAACAACATCCCGGTCGTGGGCAAGGAAGACGTGCGCGTCGGCCGCGAAATGCACTGGATACGCGTCGACCGCTACTACAAGGGCGATCCGAAGCGCATGAAGGACGAGGGCCGCGTGGACGGCGTCGCGCACCAGCCCGTACCCTGCATGCAGTGCGAGAACGCGCCCTGCGAGCCCGTCTGCCCCGTCGGCGCCACGATGCACAGCGAGGAAGGGCTTAACGACATGGTGTACAACCGCTGCGTCGGCACCCGCTACTGCTCGAACAACTGCCCCTACAAGGTCCGCCGTTTCAATTTCTTCCACTACAATATCCGCAGCGGCCAGGACGCGCCCCAGCTCAAGATGATGCGCAACCCCAACGTGACCGTCCGGAGCCGCGGCGTCATGGAAAAGTGCACCTACTGCACGCAGCGCATCAACCGCGCGCGCATCGACGCGAAGGTGGCGGCGGCAAACCGCCCCGGCGGCGGCGAACCCCACATCGCCGACGGCGCCGTGCAAACGGCCTGCCAGGCGGCGTGCCCCTCCGGCGCCATTGTTTTCGGCAATATCAAGGATCCCGAAAGCCGGGTATCTCTTCTCAAGCAGAATCCTCGGGACTACGGCCTCCTCGCGGACATTGGCACGCGCCCGCGCACGACCTATCTGGCGAGGCTGCGGAACACCAACGACGATCTGGCCAGCCCTGTAGCCCATACCGCGGAGCACTGAACTGAATCATGAGCGTTGAAGCAAAAGAGATCCCGCCCGCGCTGCG includes these proteins:
- a CDS encoding Fe-S-cluster-containing hydrogenase yields the protein MSPKNAQEITARHGAAAAAGSYWRHAAELRGEVALDPERHREFPSEGAGLIDATGRRNFMKVMGASMMMAGLAGCARQPEEKIVPYVKPPEEAVPGRFQYYATAAPFAGYGLGALAASYEGRPTKIEGLADHPASLGASSVHAQASLLDLYSPDRMEVISHVGTLGTWNRFAAEFSRALQGVDSAAGAGLAILTETVTSPTMAKQMAMINAIYPEAKWYQHDPMGRNNARVGAFEAFGEHVAPVINFKKAKVILSLDADFLHEGPAHVRYAADYAWTRSAAATAGEPGYVAREGFAHDEMSRLYAAEVSPTLTGASADHAIQLRHPHIETLARKIAEAVGVPNAAPNAENAAALPEAWVNAVIADLSAHKGHAVVVAGDAQPPAVHALAHAINNALGAADSGLVTYIDSPEAKPVDQEASLASLVDDLNADKISILVILGGNPVYSSPYTLDLASAMEKIGLRVHLTAEKNETSQRCHWVIPESHYLEAWGDIRAYDGTISIVQPLIRPLYNSKTAAQILALILGDEAATDYDLIHNNWLATYGESSELAWRQALSTGVVANSASPAKSPAHKHAFSAEAPAPAREGLDLLFRLDPRTADGRYANNAWLQELPKPLTNLTWDNAVHLHPNTAHTLKLKQEDEVLIQFEGFAGKNVRAAVMLVYGQPEDTATIHLGYGREVVGPIGRGRGFNAFACRKADSPWFLTGVNLAKTGRTYMLARTEEHNNIEQSHVTQTDKAQDRYLIRERSLDYFKKHPDFAQHMGHHAPDREMTLYNPDEKDWDGPFSWGMTIDLNRCTGCGVCTIACQAENNIPVVGKEDVRVGREMHWIRVDRYYKGDPKRMKDEGRVDGVAHQPVPCMQCENAPCEPVCPVGATMHSEEGLNDMVYNRCVGTRYCSNNCPYKVRRFNFFHYNIRSGQDAPQLKMMRNPNVTVRSRGVMEKCTYCTQRINRARIDAKVAAANRPGGGEPHIADGAVQTACQAACPSGAIVFGNIKDPESRVSLLKQNPRDYGLLADIGTRPRTTYLARLRNTNDDLASPVAHTAEH
- a CDS encoding cytochrome c3 family protein, producing MAQVFHRSANVLARASIIGGAAAAAVVALLGAAIYRSPAVTQVNIAKAQPIPFSHQRHVGGNGIDCRYCHTSVEESGVANVPPTETCMTCHSQILADAPMLEPVHDSWKSGKPIEWTRVYDLPDFVYFDHSIHVAKGIGCTTCHGNIQDQRLTHKANTLHMAWCLECHRAPEKFIRPKDKVFDVDWKAPENQLEIGKKLVQEYKVKVEQLDNCSVCHR